A single genomic interval of Agarivorans aestuarii harbors:
- the rnhA gene encoding ribonuclease HI, with protein MAKEVHLFTDGSCLGNPGPGGYGALLVYQEHRKELSQGYRLTTNNRMEMLAAIIGLESLTQNCKVILTTDSQYVRQGITQWIHNWKKRGWKTAAKAEVKNADLWKRLDAACQHHQVEWHWVKGHAGHPENERVDDLAREAASNKANLIDEAYEQLT; from the coding sequence ATGGCAAAAGAAGTCCACTTGTTTACCGACGGCTCATGTTTAGGTAATCCGGGACCAGGAGGTTATGGCGCTTTATTGGTATACCAAGAGCATCGCAAAGAGCTTAGCCAAGGATACCGACTTACTACTAATAACCGCATGGAGATGCTCGCCGCCATCATTGGCCTAGAAAGCCTAACTCAAAACTGTAAAGTGATACTAACCACCGACAGCCAATATGTTCGCCAAGGCATTACCCAGTGGATCCACAACTGGAAAAAGCGAGGCTGGAAAACCGCAGCAAAGGCCGAGGTGAAAAATGCCGACCTATGGAAGCGCTTAGATGCAGCCTGCCAGCACCATCAAGTAGAATGGCATTGGGTAAAAGGCCACGCTGGCCATCCTGAGAATGAACGCGTAGATGACTTGGCCCGAGAAGCCGCCAGCAACAAAGCAAACTTAATTGATGAAGCCTACGAGCAACTTACTTAG
- the dnaQ gene encoding DNA polymerase III subunit epsilon, translating to MNQSKNHRLIVFDTETTGMNDSGGPIYQGHRVIEIGCVEVIDRKLTGNTFHVYINPEQLIDEEAIQVHGITDDFVADKPLFRDVAHDFVEFIRGGELVAHNANFDISFLDHEFEMMSRTLAKAMPKCADICTITDSLLVARRGEYNKREVQMAGNKPLPSRKNLDSLSDYYGVDRTSRTYHGALLDAELLADVFLKMTGGQNKLNLKQKGSGDGVGVRLVDSNRAPLKVVFATEQELSAHQERLDLVEKKGGQCRWRN from the coding sequence GTGAACCAATCCAAGAACCATCGCTTAATTGTATTTGATACTGAAACCACCGGTATGAATGACAGCGGTGGACCTATTTATCAAGGCCATAGAGTCATTGAAATTGGTTGTGTGGAAGTGATAGACCGCAAACTAACAGGCAATACTTTTCACGTTTATATCAACCCTGAGCAGTTGATTGATGAAGAGGCAATTCAAGTTCACGGCATTACCGATGACTTTGTGGCAGACAAGCCTTTGTTTAGAGACGTTGCTCATGACTTTGTCGAGTTCATCCGTGGCGGTGAGCTGGTGGCACATAACGCAAACTTCGATATTAGCTTCCTTGATCACGAGTTTGAGATGATGTCGCGCACCTTAGCTAAAGCGATGCCCAAATGTGCCGATATCTGTACTATCACCGATTCATTATTGGTGGCTCGACGTGGTGAGTATAATAAGCGTGAAGTTCAAATGGCTGGCAATAAGCCGCTGCCTTCACGTAAAAACTTAGACTCCTTAAGTGACTACTATGGCGTAGACCGTACATCAAGGACTTACCACGGCGCATTATTGGATGCCGAATTGCTAGCCGACGTTTTCTTAAAAATGACCGGTGGCCAAAATAAACTGAACTTAAAGCAAAAAGGCAGTGGTGATGGCGTGGGAGTGCGCTTAGTGGATAGTAATAGAGCACCGTTGAAAGTGGTATTTGCCACCGAACAAGAACTAAGTGCTCACCAAGAACGCTTAGACCTTGTTGAAAAGAAGGGAGGCCAGTGTCGCTGGCGCAATTAA
- a CDS encoding HD domain-containing phosphohydrolase, with translation MSDDIFLLDDSANETQEQGEQWKLLVVDDEPEVHHITSMTLSQFVFDNKSILFLHANSAQEAKRILAEHSDIALVLLDVVMETDDAGLCLVRHIRQELNNQSVRIVLRTGQPGQAPEDEVVENYDINDYKDKTELTSQKLRTLIRASLRSYRDICSLEKHKLGLEKVVKASRGIFEKNALFTFVEGALEQLAVILNLEDSCIYQVEQYAYQVNSTQLQLLAYQGQQRPSKAHQQLSEFPNAQQQIFSQAIDQKTNVFKDNALAIYCENSAYNLLFYITRNTPFNQADQHFINLLSENIVVALENIRLNEVISTNQKEVLYRLGEIVETRSKESGMHVRRVALFTALLAELLGLPAMKVEQLKLASPLHDVGKVAIPDAILHKPGKLTAEEWEVMQTHAAIGENMLKDSNIEVMQLASEIAGSHHEKWDGNGYPRGLKGEDIPISGRLTAIADVFDALGSIRCYKNAWDDQQIIKYLEEQRGKQFDPQLVDALLNNFAQFAQIRDKYQD, from the coding sequence TAGATGACTCAGCCAACGAGACTCAAGAGCAGGGCGAACAATGGAAGTTGTTAGTGGTTGACGATGAGCCGGAAGTTCACCACATCACCAGTATGACCCTGTCTCAGTTTGTTTTTGATAATAAATCGATACTGTTTTTGCATGCCAACTCTGCTCAAGAAGCCAAACGGATATTGGCAGAACATTCCGACATTGCCTTAGTGCTGCTGGATGTTGTCATGGAGACCGACGATGCAGGCTTATGCCTAGTTCGTCATATTCGCCAAGAACTTAACAATCAAAGCGTTCGCATTGTGCTGCGAACAGGTCAGCCAGGACAGGCCCCCGAAGATGAAGTGGTAGAAAACTACGACATTAACGACTATAAGGACAAAACCGAGCTTACCTCGCAAAAGCTACGCACCCTTATTAGAGCAAGCTTACGCTCTTACCGCGATATTTGTTCGCTAGAAAAGCACAAACTTGGCTTAGAAAAGGTAGTTAAAGCCTCTAGAGGTATTTTTGAAAAAAACGCCCTTTTCACCTTTGTGGAAGGCGCCCTAGAACAGCTGGCTGTCATTCTAAATTTGGAAGATAGCTGTATTTATCAAGTTGAACAATACGCCTACCAGGTTAATTCAACCCAACTACAACTATTGGCTTACCAAGGACAACAGCGCCCCAGTAAAGCACACCAGCAGTTATCAGAATTCCCTAACGCGCAGCAACAGATATTCAGCCAAGCAATAGATCAAAAAACCAATGTATTTAAAGACAACGCTTTAGCGATTTACTGTGAAAACAGCGCTTACAACTTATTGTTTTATATCACCAGAAATACCCCTTTTAACCAAGCGGATCAACACTTCATCAACCTGCTTAGCGAAAACATAGTGGTTGCCTTGGAAAACATTCGCCTTAACGAAGTGATTAGCACCAACCAAAAAGAAGTGCTGTATCGCTTGGGTGAAATTGTAGAAACCCGCTCTAAAGAATCTGGCATGCACGTACGTCGAGTAGCTCTGTTTACTGCCTTACTCGCCGAGTTACTTGGCTTACCTGCAATGAAGGTAGAACAGCTAAAGTTAGCTTCACCGTTACACGATGTAGGCAAGGTGGCCATTCCTGATGCAATATTACATAAACCGGGTAAGTTAACTGCCGAAGAGTGGGAAGTAATGCAAACCCATGCAGCAATTGGCGAAAACATGCTTAAAGACTCAAATATTGAAGTCATGCAACTGGCTTCAGAAATTGCTGGCTCTCACCACGAGAAATGGGATGGCAATGGTTACCCAAGAGGCTTAAAAGGCGAAGATATTCCGATTAGCGGCCGTTTAACCGCTATAGCTGACGTATTTGACGCCCTAGGCAGTATTCGTTGTTACAAAAATGCTTGGGATGACCAACAGATTATTAAGTACTTAGAAGAGCAACGTGGTAAACAGTTTGATCCACAGCTGGTAGATGCCCTGCTTAACAACTTCGCACAATTCGCGCAAATCAGAGATAAGTACCAAGACTAG
- the gloB gene encoding hydroxyacylglutathione hydrolase has protein sequence MQIIHIPAFNDNYIWLIKEANSNDCVVVDPGDAAPVEQRLKDIGGQLSAILITHHHADHIGGVERLLASYPQARVYAPQNAKYRFKHQVVVETSTFTPEGLNHPFSVIEVPGHTLDHIAYLSEEHLFIGDTLFSAGCGRLFEGSAEQMYRSLSKIKSLSPETLVYAAHEYTQANLQFALAAEPDNADLHSYQQQVSKLRQMGLPSLPTSLNQQLAINPFLRCDNANIKAAVELEELQPLNNEIAVFAGLRSWKDRF, from the coding sequence ATGCAAATCATCCATATACCCGCCTTTAATGATAACTATATCTGGTTAATAAAAGAGGCAAATTCAAACGATTGTGTTGTGGTTGACCCTGGTGACGCTGCGCCAGTAGAACAGCGACTTAAAGATATTGGCGGCCAGTTAAGCGCAATACTTATCACCCATCATCATGCTGATCATATTGGCGGCGTAGAACGCCTATTAGCTAGCTATCCGCAAGCGCGAGTTTACGCCCCACAAAACGCCAAATACCGCTTTAAGCATCAAGTTGTTGTTGAAACAAGTACTTTCACCCCAGAAGGCTTAAACCACCCTTTCTCGGTGATTGAGGTTCCCGGCCATACGCTCGACCACATAGCCTACTTAAGCGAAGAACATCTGTTTATTGGCGATACCCTATTCTCGGCAGGCTGCGGAAGGTTGTTCGAAGGCAGTGCAGAACAGATGTATCGATCGCTATCAAAAATTAAAAGCCTCTCCCCCGAGACTCTAGTTTACGCGGCACACGAATATACTCAGGCTAACCTGCAATTTGCGCTCGCAGCAGAGCCAGACAATGCAGACTTACATAGTTACCAGCAGCAAGTGAGTAAGCTGCGACAAATGGGCTTACCCAGCCTTCCTACTAGCTTAAATCAACAGCTGGCGATAAATCCTTTTTTACGCTGCGATAATGCCAATATTAAGGCCGCCGTTGAATTGGAAGAATTACAGCCATTAAACAATGAGATAGCAGTATTCGCTGGCCTAAGATCATGGAAAGACCGCTTCTGA
- a CDS encoding class I SAM-dependent methyltransferase gives MKPAKIREVIASPDFWQDLPLGDWLMEQQQSLLDQHLPVAFGYHMLKLGNLSAQLNCHASMIRHQLNVGKQGHLIGLRAHPEQLPFQESSIDLCLLAHSLDFSKDPHQMLREVERVLTADGYVIISGFNPFSLLGMRRYFPFRKRGMPWSCRMFTPARVKDWLNLLGFEVLNDERFAYSSFVNSRPAPQWFERWGKRYFRATASAYFIVARKRRAPLTPVKKAWRVKQRIPVPSSISG, from the coding sequence ATGAAGCCGGCGAAAATTCGTGAAGTAATTGCAAGCCCTGACTTCTGGCAAGATTTGCCATTAGGCGATTGGTTAATGGAGCAACAACAAAGTTTGCTTGACCAGCACCTGCCTGTGGCCTTTGGCTATCACATGCTAAAACTGGGCAATTTGAGCGCTCAACTAAACTGTCATGCCTCGATGATTCGTCATCAATTAAATGTGGGTAAACAAGGACACTTAATTGGTTTGCGAGCTCACCCCGAGCAATTACCTTTTCAAGAAAGCAGCATCGATTTATGCTTGCTAGCCCACAGTTTAGATTTTTCTAAAGATCCCCATCAAATGTTGCGAGAGGTAGAGCGAGTACTCACTGCCGATGGTTACGTGATTATTAGCGGTTTTAATCCATTTAGCTTGTTGGGCATGCGTCGTTATTTTCCCTTCAGAAAACGTGGAATGCCTTGGTCGTGTCGCATGTTTACCCCTGCACGGGTGAAGGATTGGTTAAACTTATTAGGTTTTGAAGTGCTTAATGATGAGCGTTTTGCTTACTCTTCGTTCGTAAATAGCAGGCCAGCACCACAATGGTTTGAGCGCTGGGGCAAGCGTTACTTTCGTGCCACGGCTTCAGCGTATTTTATAGTGGCACGCAAGCGCCGCGCACCACTAACCCCGGTTAAAAAAGCCTGGAGAGTGAAACAACGCATTCCGGTGCCTTCGTCAATTAGTGGCTAA
- a CDS encoding TIGR03503 family protein has product MSLAQLNLMIKKILWLLLCVVIPVQASTIFENRDIPLIDNRFRLDQTIDKATFLLYRSPGSPAAILVRPDGSKIYAWDVPKNVSWLETDELDIVTIEKPMRGPWQAVAENKGRNRVRILSDIELTVDPIPHQLYQGERLRVTARLSSKGERIDLEVMLQEALMNVALMRQQLLEDQTVEVRRDELGKFFDDGKNYDEYADDSVFTTYIKLEARPGKYEMIISTLNQIFTRAQISPVLVYPNPVEIKVMSPKDEERQARMALVIDTDEIRPETVVISGKVYNNVGWEQDFQTYAESDEFTVDLPTPTEQGRYRVMGTLLATTIQNREIVIDLPEEDFVILPPPPPPEPVEIKEVVVPEPEMSLWLVILLYVFGFLLVAGLAFGFIWWRKRKAFEAALKGAREAPAAEPSEEPKMDEANSLKMPSE; this is encoded by the coding sequence GTGTCGCTGGCGCAATTAAACTTGATGATAAAAAAAATATTGTGGTTATTGTTGTGTGTAGTGATACCTGTTCAAGCGTCAACCATTTTCGAAAATCGAGATATTCCTTTAATCGATAATCGTTTTCGCCTCGATCAAACTATTGATAAGGCGACCTTCCTTTTATATCGCTCTCCTGGTTCACCCGCCGCGATTTTGGTACGCCCCGATGGTAGCAAAATTTATGCTTGGGACGTGCCCAAAAATGTCAGTTGGTTAGAAACTGACGAACTTGACATTGTGACCATTGAAAAACCGATGCGTGGCCCATGGCAGGCGGTGGCCGAAAACAAAGGCCGAAACCGAGTTCGTATCCTTAGTGACATTGAGTTAACGGTAGACCCGATCCCTCACCAACTCTATCAAGGAGAGCGCCTGCGAGTGACCGCACGCCTCAGTAGCAAAGGGGAGCGGATTGACTTAGAGGTTATGCTACAAGAAGCCCTAATGAACGTTGCTTTGATGCGTCAACAGCTACTTGAAGATCAAACTGTAGAAGTACGCCGTGATGAACTGGGCAAGTTTTTTGATGATGGCAAAAACTATGATGAATATGCCGATGACAGCGTGTTTACCACCTATATCAAGCTAGAAGCTCGCCCTGGCAAGTACGAAATGATCATTAGCACCTTAAACCAGATTTTTACTCGTGCTCAAATCTCTCCGGTGCTGGTATACCCCAATCCAGTAGAAATAAAGGTTATGTCGCCAAAAGACGAAGAGCGTCAAGCAAGAATGGCCTTGGTAATAGATACTGATGAAATTCGGCCTGAGACGGTAGTGATCAGCGGTAAGGTTTATAACAATGTGGGTTGGGAGCAAGATTTTCAAACCTATGCTGAAAGCGATGAGTTTACCGTAGACCTCCCCACACCCACCGAACAAGGGCGCTATCGTGTTATGGGTACTTTGTTGGCGACCACTATTCAAAATAGAGAGATTGTGATCGATTTGCCCGAGGAGGATTTTGTGATCCTTCCTCCGCCACCGCCGCCGGAGCCTGTTGAAATTAAAGAGGTAGTGGTTCCTGAACCTGAGATGTCTTTGTGGTTAGTGATTCTGCTTTATGTATTTGGTTTCTTATTGGTAGCAGGCTTAGCTTTTGGCTTTATTTGGTGGCGAAAACGTAAGGCTTTTGAGGCGGCATTAAAAGGGGCTAGAGAAGCCCCTGCAGCAGAGCCAAGCGAGGAACCTAAAATGGACGAAGCCAACAGCTTAAAAATGCCGTCAGAGTGA